The following are from one region of the Silene latifolia isolate original U9 population chromosome 9, ASM4854445v1, whole genome shotgun sequence genome:
- the LOC141598643 gene encoding alpha-glucan water dikinase, chloroplastic isoform X1: MSNSIGHNVTLLSLKHQNSKVNLRSKQKNSSILFNKQFYGNSLKSFNNNNIISEKLMGSQRFCFVARAVLAADPASQQAERYNLDGGIELQVTVTPMQSGCKVEIQATNTNDDKLLLHWGGIRDRNNKWEIPSHRPAGTWVDNGALRTPFEKSGSSSSLKIEIDDPAMRGIEFLVYNEARNIWFKNNGNNFHVKLPGRNEKHQNITVPEDLVQVQSYLRWERRGKQMYTPEQEKEEYEAARAELLEEVSRGVSIEELRARLKKGDGPSESSARGSDAGEVKAQQGSKTGDKIPEDLVPIQAYIRWEKAGKPNFTPEEQQREFEEARKDLQTELDKGTSVDDIRKKIAKGEIKTKVAKQLKKKKYFTVDRIQRKKRDLTQVINKYAAEPGTKKVSTEVVPKALSEVELFAETKGAKDGGIIEKKKIFSFADKKLLVLVTKLSAKTKILVVTDFMEPLTLHWALSKKGSEWLAPPSNVLPPGSVSLEMAAQTQFGSVTSDDPLHQFQGQSVEIEIEGDDFVGIPFVLVSDGNWIKDNGSDFYVDFRPRPKQDAGDGSGTAKSLLENIASLESEAQKSFMHRFNIAADLISEAVDAGELGLAGILVWMRFMATRQLIWNKNYNVKPREISKAQDRLTESLQNLYKSQPQYRELLRMIMSTVGRGGEGDVGQRIRDEILVIQRNNDCKGGFMEEWHQKLHNNTSPDDVIICQAVRDYIKSDFDISVYWKTLNDNGITKERLLSYDRAIHNEPSFRRDQKEGLLRDLGHYMRTLKAVHSGADLEAAISNCMGYNDEGQGFMVGVNIDPVPGLPSGFPELLQFILEHVEDKNVEPLLEGLLEARQELRPLLSKSEHRLKDLIFLDIAIDSSIRTAIERGYEELNKAGPEKIMYYITMVIENLALSSDDNEDLIYCLKGWNCALDMLRSKNDSWALYAKSVLDRTRLSLASKAESYQRILQPSAEYLGSLLGVEEWAVSIFTEELIRAGSAASLSSLINRLDPVLRETANLGSWQIISPVDAVGWVVVVDELLSVQNKTYSQPTILVAKHVKGEEEIPDGTVAVLTPDMPDVLSHVSVRARNGKVCFATCFDSDILSDLQAAEGKLLRLQATSSDILYTEVNESELKGANSGDTSDEPPPSLSLVKKKFSGNYAITSEEFTNDMVGAKSRNISYLKGRVPDWVGVPTSVALPFGVFEEVLTYGPNKGVQDKLKTLNEELEGGNYEVLEKIRSTVLELDAPPQLVQELETKMKSSGMPWPGDEGEKRWGQAWMAIKRVWASKWNERAYFSTRKIGVDHDCLCMAVLVQEIISADYAFVIHTTNPSSGDSSEIYAEVVKGLGETLVGAYPGRAWSFVTSKSDLDSPKVLGYPSKPIGLFIKRSIIFRSDSNGEDLEGYAGAGLYDSVPMDEEEKVVLDYSTDPLINDDKFRQTVLTGIARTGSAIEELYGSPQDIEGVVKDGKIYVVQTRPQM, from the exons ATGAGTAATTCAATTGGGCATAATGTAACTCTATTATCATTAAAACATCAAAATTCAAAAGTTAATTTAAGATCAAAGCAAAAGAATTCttcaattttatttaataaacaaTTTTATGGAAATAGTTTGAaatcttttaataataataatataatttctGAGAAATTAATGGGTTCTCAAAGATTTTGTTTTGTTGCTCGTGCTGTTTTAGCTGCTGATCCTGCTTCTCAG CAAGCAGAAAGATACAATCTTGATGGAGGTATAGAACTGCAG GTCACTGTAACCCCTATGCAATCAGGATGTAAGGTGGAGATACAAGCGACGAATACTAATGATGACAAGTTGTTGCTTCACTGGGGCGGGATACGAGATAGAAACAA TAAATGGGAAATTCCTTCACATAGACCTGCGGGAACTTGGGTGGACAATGGAGCTCTTCGAACACCATTCGAAAAG TCGGGCTCTAGTTCGTCATTGAAAATAGAGATTGATGACCCAGCAATGCGAGGGATTGAGTTTCTTGTATATAATGAAGCTAGAAACATATG GTTCAAGAACAATGGGAACAACTTTCACGTGAAGTTGCCTGGTCGAAATGAGAAACATCAGAATATTACAGTTCCTGAAGATCTCGTGCAGGTTCAATCATATCTCAGATGGGAAAGAAGGGGTAAGCAAATGTATACCCCAGAGCAGGAAAAG GAGGAATATGAAGCTGCTCGAGCGGAATTGCTGGAGGAGGTGTCCAGAGGTGTTTCGATAGAGGAACTCCGAGCAAGGTTAAAAAAAGGAGATGGTCCAAGTGAAAGTAGTGCTAGAGGTAGTGATGCAGGTGAAGTAAAGGCGCAACAGGGTTCAAAGACTGGAGACAAGATTCCAGAGGACCTTGTACCAATTCAAGCTTACATAAGATGGGAAAAAGCTGGAAAACCGAATTTCACACCAGAGGAGCAACAG AGAGAGTTTGAGGAAGCAAGGAAAGACTTGCAGACGGAACTAGATAAGGGAACTTCTGTGGATGATATACGCAAGAAGATTGCCAAAGGGGAGATTAAAACAAAGGTTGCTAAGCAactgaagaaaaaaaaatatttcacaGTCGATAGGATTCAACGCAAAAAGAGGGACTTAACGCAGGTTATAAATAAATATGCTGCTGAACCTGGAACCAAGAAAGTGTCCACGGAAGTGGTACCAAAAGCTTTGTCTGAAGTTGAGCTTTTTGCTGAGACAAAGGGAGCTAAAGATGGTGGCATAATAGAGAAGAAAAAGATATTTTCATTTGCTGACAAGAAACTTCTG GTGCTTGTAACTAAGCTTTCTGCTAAGACAAAGATTCTTGTAGTCACGGATTTCATGGAGCCTCTTACACTTCACTGGGCTTTGTCAAAGAAAGGCAGTGAGTGGTTG GCGCCACCTTCAAATGTCCTTCCGCCAGGTTCGGTTTCCCTGGAAATGGCTGCTCAAACACAATTTGGAAGTGTCACTTCCGATGATCCGCTGCACCAG TTCCAGGGCCAATCAGTGGAGATAGAAATTGAAGGCGATGATTTTGTGGGGataccgtttgtccttgtttctgATGGTAACTGGATAAAGGATAACGGGTCAGACTTTTATGTGGACTTCCGCCCGAGACCTAAGCAG GATGCTGGTGACGGCAGTGGAACAGCAAAGTCGCTATTGGAAAATATAGCTTCGTTGGAGAGTGAAGCACAAAAGTCCTTTATGCATCG GTTCAACATTGCGGCAGACTTGATAAGTGAAGCTGTAGATGCTGGTGAACTGGGCCTTGCTGGGATTTTAGTGTGGATGAGGTTTATGGCCACAAGGCAGCTGATATGGAACAAAAACTACAACGTGAAACCACG TGAAATTAGTAAAGCTCAGGATAGACTTACAGAATCTCTCCAGAACTTGTACAAAAGTCAGCCCCAGTACCGGGAACTTCTCCGCATGATAATGTCAACAGTTGGACGTGGTGGCGAGGGGGATGTTGGACAGAGAATCAGGGATGAGATCTTGGTCATTCAG AGAAATAATGATTGCAAGGGTGGCTTCATGGAAGAATGGCATCAGAAATTGCATAATAATACGAGTCCCGATGATGTTATTATCTGTCAG GCAGTGAGGGATTACATCAAAAGTGACTTTGACATCAGTGTGTACTGGAAGACACTAAATGATAACGGGATTACTAAAGAGCGTCTTCTAAGTTATGACCGCGCTATTCATAATGAACCAAGCTTCCGAAGGGACCAAAAGGAAGGTCTTCTACGCGATCTTGGACATTATATGAGGACATTGAAG GCAGTTCATTCAGGGGCGGATCTAGAGGCGGCTATCTCTAATTGCATGGGATACAATGACGAG GGTCAGGGCTTCATGGTTGGAGTCAATATTGACCCTGTTCCTGGGCTGCCTTCTGGTTTCCCG GAACTGCTTCAGTTCATTTTGGAACATGTTGAAGACAAAAATGTAGAGCCACTTCTTGAG GGATTATTAGAGGCGCGTCAAGAACTTCGACCATTATTGTCCAAGTCTGAACATCGATTAAAGGACCTTATATTTTTGGATATTGCTATTGATTCTTCTATCAGGACAGCCATTGAAAGGGGATATGAAGAGCTGAACAAAGCCGGACCAGAG AAGATTATGTACTATATTACAATGGTTATTGAAAATCTTGCTCTATCATCTGATGATAATGAGGATCTCATCTACTGCTTAAAG GGGTGGAATTGTGCACTTGATATGCTAAGGAGCAAAAACGATAGTTGGGCATTGTATGCAAAATCAGTCCTTGACAGGACTCGTCTATCGCTTGCAAGCAAGGCAGAGTCATACCAACGAATTTTGCAGCCATCTGCCGAGTACCTAGGGTCGCTGCTTGGTGTGGAGGAGTGGGCT GTCAGCATATTTACGGAGGAACTTATTCGTGCTGGATCTGCTGCATCTCTATCATCACTTATTAACAGACTTGATCCTGTTCTTCGTGAGACCGCTAATCTTGGAAG TTGGCAGATAATAAGTCCAGTTGACGCTGTTGGATGGGTCGTGGTTGTTGATGAGTTGTTGTCTGTCCAAAACAAAACATATTCACAACCAACAATTTTGGTGGCAAAGCATGTGAAAGGAGAGGAGGAAATCCCTGATGGCACTGTTGCCGTACTGACGCCAGATATGCCAGATGTCTTGTCGCATGTTTCCGTGCGAGCAAGAAATGGCAAG GTATGTTTCGCTACATGCTTCGACAGCGACATTCTCTCTGATCTCCAAGCTGCAGAAGGAAAGTTACTGCGCCTGCAAGCTACATCATCAGACATTCTCTATAC GGAGGTGAATGAGAGTGAGCTAAAGGGTGCCAACTCAGGTGATACGAGTGATGAACCGCCACCATCTCTGAGTTTGGTGAAGAAGAAATTCTCTGGTAATTATGCCATAACATCTGAGGAGTTCACCAATGATATG GTTGGAGCTAAGTCGCGTAATATCTCGTATCTAAAAGGAAGAGTTCCAGACTGGGTTGGAGTTCCTACATCTGTCGCCTTGCCGTTCGGAGTTTTTGAGGAGGTCCTTACATATGGCCCCAATAAG GGAGTTCAAGACAAGTTGAAGACCCTGAACGAGGAATTAGAAGGAGGGAACTATGAAGTTCTAGAAAAGATCCGTAGCACAGTTTTAGAGCTTGATGCACCACCTCAGTTG GTGCAAGAGCTTGAAACTAAAATGAAGAGCTCCGGAATGCCTTGGCCGGGTGATGAAGGTGAAAAAAGATGGGGTCAGGCATGGATGGCAATAAAGAGG GTTTGGGCATCAAAATGGAACGAGAGAGCGTACTTCAGCACAAGAAAAATTGGGGTAGATCACGATTGTCTTTGCATGGCTGTTTTAGTTCAGGAAATTATAAGTGCCGATTATGCATTTGTCATTCACACTACTAATCCATCGTCTGGGGATTCCTCGGAGATCTATGCTGAG GTTGTGAAAGGACTCGGAGAAACTCTTGTCGGAGCCTATCCTGGCCGTGCTTGGAGTTTCGTAACCAGTAAAAGTGATCTGGATTCTCCAAAG GTACTCGGATATCCAAGCAAACCTATCGGACTCTTCATAAAAAGGTCAATTATCTTTCGGTCTGATTCCAATGGTGAAGATCTAGAAGGATATGCTGGCGCCGGTCTCTATGATAG TGTGCCTATGGATGAAGAAGAGAAAGTGGTGCTTGACTACTCAACGGACCCGTTGATCAACGATGACAAATTCCGTCAGACAGTGCTCACTGGCATTGCAAGGACCGGGAGCGCAATCGAGGAGCTTTACGGCTCTCCACAAGATATCGAAGGTGTTGTCAAGGATGGGAAGATATACGTTGTACAGACCAGACCACAAATGTAG
- the LOC141598643 gene encoding alpha-glucan water dikinase, chloroplastic isoform X2, whose translation MSNSIGHNVTLLSLKHQNSKVNLRSKQKNSSILFNKQFYGNSLKSFNNNNIISEKLMGSQRFCFVARAVLAADPASQQAERYNLDGGIELQVTVTPMQSGCKVEIQATNTNDDKLLLHWGGIRDRNNKWEIPSHRPAGTWVDNGALRTPFEKSGSSSSLKIEIDDPAMRGIEFLVYNEARNIWFKNNGNNFHVKLPGRNEKHQNITVPEDLVQVQSYLRWERRGKQMYTPEQEKEEYEAARAELLEEVSRGVSIEELRARLKKGDGPSESSARGSDAGEVKAQQGSKTGDKIPEDLVPIQAYIRWEKAGKPNFTPEEQQREFEEARKDLQTELDKGTSVDDIRKKIAKGEIKTKVAKQLKKKKYFTVDRIQRKKRDLTQVINKYAAEPGTKKVSTEVVPKALSEVELFAETKGAKDGGIIEKKKIFSFADKKLLVLVTKLSAKTKILVVTDFMEPLTLHWALSKKGSEWLAPPSNVLPPGSVSLEMAAQTQFGSVTSDDPLHQFQGQSVEIEIEGDDFVGIPFVLVSDGNWIKDNGSDFYVDFRPRPKQKDAGDGSGTAKSLLENIASLESEAQKSFMHRFNIAADLISEAVDAGELGLAGILVWMRFMATRQLIWNKNYNVKPREISKAQDRLTESLQNLYKSQPQYRELLRMIMSTVGRGGEGDVGQRIRDEILVIQRNNDCKGGFMEEWHQKLHNNTSPDDVIICQAVRDYIKSDFDISVYWKTLNDNGITKERLLSYDRAIHNEPSFRRDQKEGLLRDLGHYMRTLKAVHSGADLEAAISNCMGYNDEGQGFMVGVNIDPVPGLPSGFPELLQFILEHVEDKNVEPLLEGLLEARQELRPLLSKSEHRLKDLIFLDIAIDSSIRTAIERGYEELNKAGPEKIMYYITMVIENLALSSDDNEDLIYCLKGWNCALDMLRSKNDSWALYAKSVLDRTRLSLASKAESYQRILQPSAEYLGSLLGVEEWAVSIFTEELIRAGSAASLSSLINRLDPVLRETANLGSWQIISPVDAVGWVVVVDELLSVQNKTYSQPTILVAKHVKGEEEIPDGTVAVLTPDMPDVLSHVSVRARNGKVCFATCFDSDILSDLQAAEGKLLRLQATSSDILYTEVNESELKGANSGDTSDEPPPSLSLVKKKFSGNYAITSEEFTNDMVGAKSRNISYLKGRVPDWVGVPTSVALPFGVFEEVLTYGPNKGVQDKLKTLNEELEGGNYEVLEKIRSTVLELDAPPQLVQELETKMKSSGMPWPGDEGEKRWGQAWMAIKRVWASKWNERAYFSTRKIGVDHDCLCMAVLVQEIISADYAFVIHTTNPSSGDSSEIYAEVVKGLGETLVGAYPGRAWSFVTSKSDLDSPKVLGYPSKPIGLFIKRSIIFRSDSNGEDLEGYAGAGLYDSVPMDEEEKVVLDYSTDPLINDDKFRQTVLTGIARTGSAIEELYGSPQDIEGVVKDGKIYVVQTRPQM comes from the exons ATGAGTAATTCAATTGGGCATAATGTAACTCTATTATCATTAAAACATCAAAATTCAAAAGTTAATTTAAGATCAAAGCAAAAGAATTCttcaattttatttaataaacaaTTTTATGGAAATAGTTTGAaatcttttaataataataatataatttctGAGAAATTAATGGGTTCTCAAAGATTTTGTTTTGTTGCTCGTGCTGTTTTAGCTGCTGATCCTGCTTCTCAG CAAGCAGAAAGATACAATCTTGATGGAGGTATAGAACTGCAG GTCACTGTAACCCCTATGCAATCAGGATGTAAGGTGGAGATACAAGCGACGAATACTAATGATGACAAGTTGTTGCTTCACTGGGGCGGGATACGAGATAGAAACAA TAAATGGGAAATTCCTTCACATAGACCTGCGGGAACTTGGGTGGACAATGGAGCTCTTCGAACACCATTCGAAAAG TCGGGCTCTAGTTCGTCATTGAAAATAGAGATTGATGACCCAGCAATGCGAGGGATTGAGTTTCTTGTATATAATGAAGCTAGAAACATATG GTTCAAGAACAATGGGAACAACTTTCACGTGAAGTTGCCTGGTCGAAATGAGAAACATCAGAATATTACAGTTCCTGAAGATCTCGTGCAGGTTCAATCATATCTCAGATGGGAAAGAAGGGGTAAGCAAATGTATACCCCAGAGCAGGAAAAG GAGGAATATGAAGCTGCTCGAGCGGAATTGCTGGAGGAGGTGTCCAGAGGTGTTTCGATAGAGGAACTCCGAGCAAGGTTAAAAAAAGGAGATGGTCCAAGTGAAAGTAGTGCTAGAGGTAGTGATGCAGGTGAAGTAAAGGCGCAACAGGGTTCAAAGACTGGAGACAAGATTCCAGAGGACCTTGTACCAATTCAAGCTTACATAAGATGGGAAAAAGCTGGAAAACCGAATTTCACACCAGAGGAGCAACAG AGAGAGTTTGAGGAAGCAAGGAAAGACTTGCAGACGGAACTAGATAAGGGAACTTCTGTGGATGATATACGCAAGAAGATTGCCAAAGGGGAGATTAAAACAAAGGTTGCTAAGCAactgaagaaaaaaaaatatttcacaGTCGATAGGATTCAACGCAAAAAGAGGGACTTAACGCAGGTTATAAATAAATATGCTGCTGAACCTGGAACCAAGAAAGTGTCCACGGAAGTGGTACCAAAAGCTTTGTCTGAAGTTGAGCTTTTTGCTGAGACAAAGGGAGCTAAAGATGGTGGCATAATAGAGAAGAAAAAGATATTTTCATTTGCTGACAAGAAACTTCTG GTGCTTGTAACTAAGCTTTCTGCTAAGACAAAGATTCTTGTAGTCACGGATTTCATGGAGCCTCTTACACTTCACTGGGCTTTGTCAAAGAAAGGCAGTGAGTGGTTG GCGCCACCTTCAAATGTCCTTCCGCCAGGTTCGGTTTCCCTGGAAATGGCTGCTCAAACACAATTTGGAAGTGTCACTTCCGATGATCCGCTGCACCAG TTCCAGGGCCAATCAGTGGAGATAGAAATTGAAGGCGATGATTTTGTGGGGataccgtttgtccttgtttctgATGGTAACTGGATAAAGGATAACGGGTCAGACTTTTATGTGGACTTCCGCCCGAGACCTAAGCAG AAGGATGCTGGTGACGGCAGTGGAACAGCAAAGTCGCTATTGGAAAATATAGCTTCGTTGGAGAGTGAAGCACAAAAGTCCTTTATGCATCG GTTCAACATTGCGGCAGACTTGATAAGTGAAGCTGTAGATGCTGGTGAACTGGGCCTTGCTGGGATTTTAGTGTGGATGAGGTTTATGGCCACAAGGCAGCTGATATGGAACAAAAACTACAACGTGAAACCACG TGAAATTAGTAAAGCTCAGGATAGACTTACAGAATCTCTCCAGAACTTGTACAAAAGTCAGCCCCAGTACCGGGAACTTCTCCGCATGATAATGTCAACAGTTGGACGTGGTGGCGAGGGGGATGTTGGACAGAGAATCAGGGATGAGATCTTGGTCATTCAG AGAAATAATGATTGCAAGGGTGGCTTCATGGAAGAATGGCATCAGAAATTGCATAATAATACGAGTCCCGATGATGTTATTATCTGTCAG GCAGTGAGGGATTACATCAAAAGTGACTTTGACATCAGTGTGTACTGGAAGACACTAAATGATAACGGGATTACTAAAGAGCGTCTTCTAAGTTATGACCGCGCTATTCATAATGAACCAAGCTTCCGAAGGGACCAAAAGGAAGGTCTTCTACGCGATCTTGGACATTATATGAGGACATTGAAG GCAGTTCATTCAGGGGCGGATCTAGAGGCGGCTATCTCTAATTGCATGGGATACAATGACGAG GGTCAGGGCTTCATGGTTGGAGTCAATATTGACCCTGTTCCTGGGCTGCCTTCTGGTTTCCCG GAACTGCTTCAGTTCATTTTGGAACATGTTGAAGACAAAAATGTAGAGCCACTTCTTGAG GGATTATTAGAGGCGCGTCAAGAACTTCGACCATTATTGTCCAAGTCTGAACATCGATTAAAGGACCTTATATTTTTGGATATTGCTATTGATTCTTCTATCAGGACAGCCATTGAAAGGGGATATGAAGAGCTGAACAAAGCCGGACCAGAG AAGATTATGTACTATATTACAATGGTTATTGAAAATCTTGCTCTATCATCTGATGATAATGAGGATCTCATCTACTGCTTAAAG GGGTGGAATTGTGCACTTGATATGCTAAGGAGCAAAAACGATAGTTGGGCATTGTATGCAAAATCAGTCCTTGACAGGACTCGTCTATCGCTTGCAAGCAAGGCAGAGTCATACCAACGAATTTTGCAGCCATCTGCCGAGTACCTAGGGTCGCTGCTTGGTGTGGAGGAGTGGGCT GTCAGCATATTTACGGAGGAACTTATTCGTGCTGGATCTGCTGCATCTCTATCATCACTTATTAACAGACTTGATCCTGTTCTTCGTGAGACCGCTAATCTTGGAAG TTGGCAGATAATAAGTCCAGTTGACGCTGTTGGATGGGTCGTGGTTGTTGATGAGTTGTTGTCTGTCCAAAACAAAACATATTCACAACCAACAATTTTGGTGGCAAAGCATGTGAAAGGAGAGGAGGAAATCCCTGATGGCACTGTTGCCGTACTGACGCCAGATATGCCAGATGTCTTGTCGCATGTTTCCGTGCGAGCAAGAAATGGCAAG GTATGTTTCGCTACATGCTTCGACAGCGACATTCTCTCTGATCTCCAAGCTGCAGAAGGAAAGTTACTGCGCCTGCAAGCTACATCATCAGACATTCTCTATAC GGAGGTGAATGAGAGTGAGCTAAAGGGTGCCAACTCAGGTGATACGAGTGATGAACCGCCACCATCTCTGAGTTTGGTGAAGAAGAAATTCTCTGGTAATTATGCCATAACATCTGAGGAGTTCACCAATGATATG GTTGGAGCTAAGTCGCGTAATATCTCGTATCTAAAAGGAAGAGTTCCAGACTGGGTTGGAGTTCCTACATCTGTCGCCTTGCCGTTCGGAGTTTTTGAGGAGGTCCTTACATATGGCCCCAATAAG GGAGTTCAAGACAAGTTGAAGACCCTGAACGAGGAATTAGAAGGAGGGAACTATGAAGTTCTAGAAAAGATCCGTAGCACAGTTTTAGAGCTTGATGCACCACCTCAGTTG GTGCAAGAGCTTGAAACTAAAATGAAGAGCTCCGGAATGCCTTGGCCGGGTGATGAAGGTGAAAAAAGATGGGGTCAGGCATGGATGGCAATAAAGAGG GTTTGGGCATCAAAATGGAACGAGAGAGCGTACTTCAGCACAAGAAAAATTGGGGTAGATCACGATTGTCTTTGCATGGCTGTTTTAGTTCAGGAAATTATAAGTGCCGATTATGCATTTGTCATTCACACTACTAATCCATCGTCTGGGGATTCCTCGGAGATCTATGCTGAG GTTGTGAAAGGACTCGGAGAAACTCTTGTCGGAGCCTATCCTGGCCGTGCTTGGAGTTTCGTAACCAGTAAAAGTGATCTGGATTCTCCAAAG GTACTCGGATATCCAAGCAAACCTATCGGACTCTTCATAAAAAGGTCAATTATCTTTCGGTCTGATTCCAATGGTGAAGATCTAGAAGGATATGCTGGCGCCGGTCTCTATGATAG TGTGCCTATGGATGAAGAAGAGAAAGTGGTGCTTGACTACTCAACGGACCCGTTGATCAACGATGACAAATTCCGTCAGACAGTGCTCACTGGCATTGCAAGGACCGGGAGCGCAATCGAGGAGCTTTACGGCTCTCCACAAGATATCGAAGGTGTTGTCAAGGATGGGAAGATATACGTTGTACAGACCAGACCACAAATGTAG
- the LOC141598644 gene encoding serine/arginine-rich splicing factor RSZ22A-like, producing MARVYVGNLDPRVSERELEDEFRVYGVLRSVWVARRPPGYAFIEFDDKRDALDAIRQLDGRNGWRVELSHNSKGGGGPGVRGGRGRGGGGGEDMKCYECGEPGHFARECRSRGGSRALGSGRRRSPSPVRHRRSPSYGRRSYSPRGFSPRGRRSPLPPRKRSISPAFRRGRSYSRSPPRRARRASPYANGI from the exons ATGGCGCGCGTTTACGTTGGAAATCTGGATCCTCGTGTCTCTGAGCGTGAGCTCGAGGATGAATTCCGTGTTTACGGTGTTCTACGAAG TGTATGGGTTGCTCGGAGGCCTCCAGGCTATGCATTTATTGAGTTTGATGATAAAAGGGATGCATTGGATGCAATCCGTCAACTTGATG GACGGAATGGATGGCGTGTAGAACTGTCTCATAATTCAAAGGGTGGCGGAGGGCCAGGAGTTCGTggtgggcgtggccgtggtggtgggGGTGGTGAGGACATGAAATGCTACGAGTGTGGTGAACCTGGCCATTTTGCTCGAGAATGTCGTTCGCGAGGTGGCTCGAGAGCTCTAGGCAGTGGACGTCGTCGCAGTCCTTCCCCAGTTCGTCATCGCAGAAGCCCAAGCTATGGACGCAG GAGTTACAGCCCACGTGGTTTTAGTCCACGGGGAAGGAGATCACCTTTACCTCCAAGAAAGCGTAGCATTTCGCCTGCGTTTCGTCGTGGTCGAAGCTACAGTAGGTCACCACCACGCCGTGCTCGCCGTGCTTCACCTTATGCAAATGG GATTTGA